One genomic segment of Thermodesulfobacterium sp. TA1 includes these proteins:
- the pdxA gene encoding 4-hydroxythreonine-4-phosphate dehydrogenase PdxA has translation MITHSKKIAITLGCPAGIGPEVILKSLDYFKKNFPEILNHLLIIGDEKVLKERACWLKVEFPKEVEVLSLSELSIQPGKPCIEGFLAMSSFVQKAIELAKEGKIKAIVTGPISKEGLEKVGVKHKGHTEWLAKDLGSKEFVMSFYGERLKVSLVTTHIPLKEVSERITTDKVFTTVKLSYEFLLKLGVDYPKIALCGVNPHAGEGGLLGKEEETVLKDVINLCQEAGFPVYGPYPADSLFFWAYQGRFDLVVAMYHDQGLAPFKLIHFEDGVNLTLGLPVVRTSPCHGTAYDIADKGIANPSSFIQAIKLAYKLSRA, from the coding sequence GTGATTACTCATTCAAAAAAAATAGCCATTACCTTAGGTTGTCCAGCAGGTATAGGTCCAGAAGTAATCCTTAAGTCTCTTGATTATTTTAAAAAAAATTTTCCTGAGATATTAAACCATCTTTTAATCATAGGGGACGAAAAGGTTTTAAAAGAAAGGGCTTGCTGGTTAAAGGTTGAATTTCCTAAAGAGGTAGAAGTTTTATCCCTTTCTGAACTAAGCATCCAACCTGGAAAGCCTTGTATTGAAGGCTTTTTAGCCATGAGCAGTTTTGTTCAAAAAGCTATAGAATTAGCTAAAGAAGGGAAGATAAAAGCTATCGTTACTGGACCTATCAGTAAAGAGGGATTAGAAAAAGTTGGGGTCAAACATAAAGGACATACAGAATGGCTGGCTAAAGACCTTGGTTCTAAAGAGTTTGTCATGAGTTTTTATGGAGAAAGATTAAAAGTCTCTTTGGTTACCACCCATATTCCTTTAAAAGAGGTCTCAGAAAGAATAACCACCGATAAGGTCTTTACTACGGTAAAACTTTCCTATGAATTTTTGTTAAAACTTGGGGTGGATTATCCTAAGATAGCTCTTTGTGGGGTTAACCCACACGCAGGAGAAGGAGGTCTATTAGGTAAAGAAGAAGAGACGGTTTTAAAAGACGTTATAAACCTTTGTCAAGAGGCAGGGTTCCCTGTGTATGGTCCTTATCCGGCTGACAGCCTCTTTTTCTGGGCCTATCAGGGGCGTTTTGACTTGGTAGTAGCGATGTATCATGACCAAGGATTGGCCCCTTTTAAACTTATTCATTTTGAAGACGGAGTAAACCTTACCTTAGGACTTCCAGTAGTAAGGACCTCTCCTTGTCATGGGACTGCCTATGATATTGCAGATAAAGGTATAGCTAATCCTTCAAGTTTTATTCAAGCGATAAAGTTAGCCTATAAACTTTCTCGAGCTTAA
- the dnaK gene encoding molecular chaperone DnaK, whose protein sequence is MSKVPIVGIDLGTTNSCVAIFEGGEPKVIPNREGTRTTPSVVAFQENGEILVGLPAKRQAIINSENTIFGIKRLMGRKFNDPVVQEWSKKVPYKIVEAPNGDAHVEIRGKRYSPPEISAMILRKIKQDLEEYLGQEVKDVVITVPAYFDDSQRQATKDAGRIAGLNVIRIINEPTAACLAYGLEKKKEGLIAVFDLGGGTFDISILEIGDGVFEVKSTSGDTFLGGEDFDMRIVDYIAEEFKKEHGIDLRQDKMALQRLKEAAEKAKIELSSTLETEINLPFITADATGPKHLVMKLTRAKLESLVEDLIDRLEEPCRIAMKDAGITPKDISEVILVGGMTRMPRVQQKVKEIFGKEPVKGVNPDEVVAMGAAIQAGVLKGEVKDVLLLDVTPLSLGIETLGGVFTVIIPRGTTIPTRKSQIFTTATDNQTAVTIHVLQGERPLAKDNKSIAKFDLVGIPPAPRGVPQIEVTFDIDADGILHVTAKDLGTGKEQSIVVRPASGLSEEEIQKIIKEAEQFAEEDRRKKELAEARNQADSLIYSVEKTLKELGDKVPETLKKEVEEKINQLRKAMEGEDLNEIRRTSDELTQASYKLAEMLYREKASSASQGGASSKEETKKKGGDDVIDADFEEMK, encoded by the coding sequence ATGAGTAAGGTACCTATAGTGGGTATTGACCTTGGCACTACCAACTCTTGTGTAGCTATATTTGAAGGTGGTGAACCAAAGGTAATTCCTAACAGAGAAGGAACAAGGACTACACCTTCGGTGGTAGCATTTCAAGAAAACGGAGAGATATTGGTTGGTCTTCCTGCCAAAAGGCAGGCTATCATTAATTCTGAGAATACCATCTTTGGTATTAAAAGATTGATGGGAAGAAAGTTTAACGACCCTGTAGTGCAGGAATGGAGTAAAAAGGTGCCATATAAAATAGTAGAAGCACCTAACGGAGACGCTCATGTAGAGATTAGAGGTAAACGTTATAGTCCTCCTGAGATTTCTGCTATGATTCTTAGAAAGATTAAACAAGATTTAGAAGAGTATTTAGGACAAGAAGTAAAAGATGTAGTTATTACCGTTCCTGCCTATTTTGACGACAGCCAGAGGCAGGCAACTAAAGATGCAGGTAGGATTGCTGGTTTAAACGTTATTAGAATTATCAACGAACCTACGGCTGCTTGTTTAGCCTATGGTCTTGAAAAGAAAAAAGAAGGATTAATCGCTGTTTTTGATTTGGGAGGAGGAACTTTTGATATTTCTATCCTTGAAATAGGAGATGGCGTTTTTGAGGTTAAGTCTACTTCTGGAGATACGTTCTTAGGTGGCGAAGACTTTGATATGAGGATAGTAGACTATATCGCAGAGGAATTCAAAAAAGAGCATGGTATAGACTTGAGACAAGACAAGATGGCATTACAGAGATTAAAAGAAGCGGCTGAAAAAGCTAAAATTGAGCTTTCAAGTACTTTAGAGACTGAGATTAACCTTCCTTTTATCACCGCCGATGCTACAGGTCCTAAACATTTAGTGATGAAACTAACCAGGGCTAAGCTTGAAAGTTTGGTAGAGGACCTAATAGATAGATTAGAAGAACCCTGTCGTATTGCCATGAAAGATGCAGGTATTACTCCTAAAGACATAAGCGAAGTTATCTTGGTTGGTGGTATGACCCGTATGCCAAGAGTTCAGCAAAAGGTTAAAGAAATTTTTGGTAAAGAGCCGGTTAAAGGGGTTAATCCTGATGAAGTCGTGGCCATGGGAGCTGCTATCCAGGCTGGAGTGTTAAAAGGAGAGGTAAAAGACGTGCTTCTTTTAGACGTAACCCCACTTTCCTTAGGAATAGAGACTTTAGGTGGTGTTTTTACGGTAATCATTCCAAGAGGAACTACTATACCTACTAGAAAGAGTCAAATTTTTACTACTGCTACCGACAACCAGACAGCCGTTACCATCCATGTATTACAAGGAGAAAGGCCTTTAGCTAAAGACAATAAAAGTATCGCTAAATTTGATTTAGTAGGTATTCCTCCAGCCCCGAGAGGAGTGCCTCAAATAGAGGTTACTTTTGACATAGACGCAGACGGTATTTTACATGTTACCGCTAAAGACTTAGGTACTGGAAAAGAGCAGTCTATCGTAGTAAGACCTGCTTCAGGTCTAAGTGAAGAAGAAATTCAGAAAATTATTAAAGAAGCAGAACAATTTGCTGAGGAAGATAGAAGGAAAAAAGAACTTGCAGAAGCTCGCAATCAAGCAGATAGCCTTATCTATTCTGTAGAAAAGACTTTAAAAGAACTCGGAGATAAGGTACCAGAAACACTTAAGAAAGAAGTAGAAGAAAAAATAAATCAACTAAGAAAAGCTATGGAAGGAGAGGATTTAAACGAAATAAGAAGGACAAGCGATGAGTTAACCCAGGCTTCTTACAAACTTGCAGAAATGCTTTATAGAGAAAAAGCGTCTTCTGCTTCTCAAGGTGGGGCTTCTTCTAAAGAAGAAACTAAGAAAAAAGGCGGAGATGATGTAATAGACGCAGATTTTGAGGAAATGAAATAA
- the grpE gene encoding nucleotide exchange factor GrpE, giving the protein MEELKEQRLEEKPKTQEESQVKEEEVKYWKDLALRYAAEIENLKKSFKKEKEEYYKFALENLFKEILPCIDNLERALEAFSTTQNIEALKQGVELTFKSLITTLEKFGLKQVFPSVGEPFHPFYHEALSTEPHSEVPSGSITKVYQKGYTLHDRLIRPALVCVCMGKKTEKNSSKETEENIVENE; this is encoded by the coding sequence ATGGAAGAATTAAAGGAACAGAGGTTAGAAGAAAAACCCAAAACTCAAGAAGAGTCTCAGGTTAAAGAAGAAGAGGTTAAATATTGGAAAGATTTAGCCTTAAGATATGCAGCTGAAATAGAAAACCTTAAGAAAAGTTTTAAAAAAGAAAAGGAAGAATATTATAAATTTGCTTTAGAAAACCTTTTTAAAGAAATATTACCTTGTATAGATAATTTGGAAAGAGCTTTAGAAGCCTTTTCTACTACTCAAAACATAGAGGCCTTAAAACAAGGGGTTGAGTTAACCTTTAAATCTTTAATTACTACCCTTGAAAAATTTGGTTTAAAACAGGTTTTTCCTTCTGTAGGAGAACCTTTTCATCCCTTTTATCACGAGGCTCTTTCTACCGAACCTCATTCAGAGGTACCTTCTGGTAGTATAACCAAGGTATACCAAAAAGGGTATACCTTACACGATAGGTTGATAAGGCCTGCTTTGGTTTGTGTTTGCATGGGTAAAAAAACGGAAAAAAATTCGTCTAAAGAAACAGAAGAGAATATAGTAGAAAACGAATAA
- the nadC gene encoding carboxylating nicotinate-nucleotide diphosphorylase, translating into MLEKWKIRNLLVQAFEEDLPFYDLTTELVIKENPVVKAYFLAKEPLVVCGTSVVEEGFAFIDPEIKTLWYYHEGEEVEAYTKIGTVEGKVKSILKAERIVLNLFQHLSGIATYTRKMVKKLSPYKTVLLDTRKTLPGLKVLQKYAVRVGGAQNHRFSLSDGILIKDNHIKVLGGIEKIPQALKKLPHYLKIEIEVKSLEELEFLLKAKAPVDIVLLDNFTPEAIQKAKDLIKAYNPNLKIEVSGGINLDNIEDFAKLEVDYLSAGSLTHSVKAVDISLKIE; encoded by the coding sequence ATGTTAGAAAAGTGGAAAATCAGAAATCTCTTGGTGCAAGCCTTTGAAGAAGACCTTCCTTTTTATGACTTAACCACTGAATTGGTAATCAAAGAAAATCCTGTAGTAAAAGCCTATTTCTTAGCTAAAGAACCTCTAGTCGTTTGTGGAACTTCGGTAGTAGAGGAAGGTTTTGCCTTTATCGACCCAGAAATAAAAACACTATGGTATTATCATGAAGGAGAGGAGGTAGAAGCCTATACTAAAATAGGCACGGTGGAAGGAAAAGTAAAAAGCATACTAAAAGCTGAAAGAATAGTTTTAAACCTTTTTCAACACCTTTCTGGTATTGCTACTTATACTAGAAAGATGGTTAAAAAACTTAGCCCTTATAAAACAGTTTTACTTGATACAAGAAAAACCCTTCCAGGCTTAAAGGTTTTACAAAAATACGCCGTAAGGGTGGGAGGAGCCCAAAATCATCGTTTTTCCCTGTCAGATGGTATCCTGATAAAGGATAACCATATTAAAGTCTTAGGAGGAATAGAAAAAATCCCTCAAGCACTAAAAAAATTACCTCATTATCTAAAGATAGAAATCGAGGTAAAATCGTTAGAAGAGTTAGAATTTCTGTTAAAAGCTAAAGCCCCTGTAGACATCGTTCTTTTAGATAATTTTACCCCAGAGGCTATCCAAAAAGCTAAAGACCTTATCAAAGCTTATAATCCAAACCTTAAAATCGAAGTTTCCGGAGGTATTAACTTAGATAATATAGAAGATTTTGCCAAGCTTGAGGTTGATTATCTTTCTGCAGGAAGTTTAACCCATTCGGTTAAAGCGGTTGATATTAGCTTAAAAATAGAATAA
- a CDS encoding manganese-dependent inorganic pyrophosphatase — MHHQIYVVGHKKPDTDSVASAIVFAYLLNAWKKAGCKIIKVEKEAVPVIQGEPNAETKFVLEKFGVAVPEIMTDGEGKTIALVDHSDKVQSVDNIDKAEIVAVVDHHKIGDVTTPNPIFFVNFPVGCTATVLKFLFDKTGIEIPKEIAGLMLAAILSDTVVFKSATTTEADKEAAEALAKIAGIDDIVNFGVEVKSKLSDVSGMSAKDIIMRDFKDYNMSGKKVGVGQIELIDLKTVESRFDEIYDELNKIKVEGSYHSVVLMLTDIMKEGTELMVITDEPKIVEITFGKKLEGKSVWLPGVMSRKKEVVPPLEKTFTNL; from the coding sequence ATGCATCATCAAATTTATGTAGTGGGGCACAAAAAACCTGATACTGATTCTGTGGCTTCTGCTATAGTTTTTGCCTATCTTTTGAACGCCTGGAAAAAAGCAGGCTGTAAAATTATTAAAGTAGAAAAAGAAGCCGTGCCTGTGATCCAAGGAGAACCCAACGCAGAAACTAAGTTTGTTTTAGAAAAGTTTGGAGTAGCTGTGCCTGAAATTATGACAGACGGTGAGGGAAAGACCATTGCTTTAGTCGATCATTCTGACAAGGTTCAGAGTGTTGATAACATAGACAAGGCTGAAATCGTAGCAGTAGTAGACCACCACAAGATTGGAGATGTAACCACTCCTAATCCAATCTTTTTTGTTAACTTCCCTGTAGGTTGCACGGCTACTGTTTTGAAGTTCCTTTTTGATAAAACAGGAATAGAAATACCTAAAGAGATTGCTGGTCTCATGTTAGCCGCTATCTTAAGTGACACCGTAGTTTTCAAATCTGCTACTACCACCGAAGCAGATAAAGAGGCAGCCGAAGCTTTGGCTAAGATTGCTGGTATAGACGACATCGTAAACTTTGGAGTAGAAGTAAAATCTAAACTTTCCGATGTTTCTGGTATGTCTGCTAAAGACATCATCATGAGGGACTTTAAAGATTACAACATGAGCGGTAAAAAGGTAGGTGTAGGTCAGATTGAATTGATAGACCTTAAAACCGTAGAAAGTAGATTTGATGAAATTTACGATGAGCTTAACAAAATTAAAGTAGAAGGTTCTTACCATTCTGTAGTGTTGATGTTAACCGACATCATGAAAGAAGGTACTGAATTGATGGTAATTACTGACGAACCTAAGATCGTAGAGATTACTTTTGGTAAAAAATTAGAAGGTAAAAGCGTTTGGTTACCAGGGGTTATGAGCAGAAAGAAAGAGGTAGTTCCTCCTTTAGAAAAAACTTTTACTAACCTCTAA
- a CDS encoding PilZ domain-containing protein — translation MEREAVRIDVVVPLKVTKIEPSEIENKVAHVVGDTTIFSYIPIKDTIDEALNSWLRLINAKLDYLINLMSREKEGFNELPYQKVNLSEKGIRFLTKEPFEIGDFVEIKTVLDIYQPVGFYLYGKVVRCNPKEEKYEVAVEFINMPKDIKDKLSFFILQKEREIIREMKEL, via the coding sequence ATGGAAAGGGAAGCGGTAAGAATTGATGTAGTTGTACCTTTAAAGGTTACTAAAATTGAACCGTCTGAAATAGAAAATAAAGTAGCTCATGTAGTAGGAGATACTACTATATTTTCTTATATTCCTATCAAGGACACCATAGACGAAGCTCTTAACTCTTGGTTAAGACTTATAAATGCTAAGCTCGACTATCTTATCAACCTTATGTCCAGAGAAAAAGAGGGTTTTAACGAACTACCTTATCAAAAGGTAAACCTAAGTGAAAAAGGTATAAGGTTTCTTACTAAAGAACCTTTTGAAATCGGGGATTTTGTAGAAATAAAAACGGTTTTAGACATTTATCAACCTGTAGGGTTTTATCTTTATGGTAAGGTGGTAAGGTGCAACCCTAAGGAAGAAAAATACGAAGTAGCCGTTGAGTTCATAAACATGCCCAAAGATATTAAAGATAAATTAAGTTTTTTTATCCTGCAAAAGGAAAGAGAAATCATCCGAGAGATGAAGGAGCTCTAA
- the motA gene encoding flagellar motor stator protein MotA, producing the protein MPSIVGFIVVIVCVFGGYALEHGNFSVLIQPVEWLIIFGAAAGALLAASTQSALKGVIQYSIKGLTKPQIYGKQDFVDLLLLLNDIFRKIKKEGLISIEQDIENPEASKIFSSYPTVLANHHALDFIRNTFRSILTTNITHFELEALLENEIEIIHHENLEPVHRLEKLADSMPGLGLVAAVLGIILTMGKIDEPPEVLGHHLSIALAGTFIGILTCYGFLTPLVQKLEFFCNQEKEYLNVIKTAIVYFIGGGAPQIAVEFARRTIPPHMRPSFEELENLMKGKK; encoded by the coding sequence ATGCCCTCTATTGTAGGTTTTATAGTAGTTATCGTTTGCGTTTTTGGTGGTTACGCCTTAGAACATGGAAATTTTTCGGTGCTTATCCAACCTGTAGAATGGCTTATCATCTTTGGGGCAGCAGCAGGAGCTTTACTTGCAGCCTCAACCCAATCTGCCTTAAAAGGCGTTATCCAGTACTCTATTAAAGGTCTCACTAAACCTCAAATTTACGGAAAACAAGACTTCGTGGACTTACTCCTTCTTTTAAACGATATTTTTAGAAAAATTAAAAAAGAAGGGTTGATTTCTATAGAACAAGACATAGAAAATCCAGAGGCAAGCAAAATATTTTCATCCTACCCTACGGTGCTTGCTAATCATCATGCCTTAGACTTTATCAGAAATACCTTTAGGTCTATCCTAACCACCAACATCACCCACTTTGAGCTTGAAGCACTTTTAGAAAACGAAATAGAAATCATCCATCATGAAAACTTAGAGCCGGTACATCGTCTCGAGAAACTTGCGGATTCTATGCCAGGGTTAGGTTTGGTAGCTGCGGTTTTAGGTATAATTTTAACGATGGGAAAAATAGATGAACCTCCTGAGGTTTTAGGTCATCATCTTTCTATCGCCCTTGCCGGTACTTTTATCGGTATCTTAACCTGTTATGGATTTTTAACCCCGCTTGTTCAAAAATTAGAGTTTTTTTGTAATCAAGAAAAGGAATACCTTAATGTTATTAAAACTGCTATCGTTTATTTTATAGGAGGTGGAGCTCCTCAAATAGCGGTTGAATTCGCCAGAAGGACCATTCCTCCTCATATGAGGCCTTCTTTTGAAGAACTTGAAAACCTTATGAAAGGTAAAAAATAA
- a CDS encoding flagellar motor protein MotB: MTTPPIIIKKVKKIVGGHHGGSWKIAYADFLAGMMTFFLLMWLVSIMEPKQKAQVAAYFRKFNIFEKAGVSMLMEYYRKGTLKSEQSGIMPEAKFDLKKEEEKIKKNSRNQAKIS; the protein is encoded by the coding sequence ATGACCACCCCTCCCATCATCATCAAAAAGGTAAAAAAAATAGTAGGAGGCCATCACGGAGGGTCTTGGAAAATCGCTTATGCTGACTTTTTAGCAGGTATGATGACCTTTTTCCTTTTGATGTGGTTGGTGAGCATCATGGAACCTAAACAAAAAGCCCAAGTGGCAGCCTATTTTAGGAAATTCAATATCTTTGAAAAGGCTGGAGTAAGTATGTTGATGGAGTATTATCGAAAAGGAACCCTTAAAAGCGAACAAAGCGGAATTATGCCTGAGGCTAAGTTTGACCTAAAAAAAGAAGAAGAAAAAATAAAAAAAAATAGTAGAAACCAGGCTAAAATCTCTTAA
- a CDS encoding OmpA family protein: protein MIETQEISEKEKIIRIEIVELTNQPLFQSGSAELTTSAKEILKTLAQELKDVPGTISLEGHTDAVPSRRGKVGNWELSTARALSAMLELEKNGVPPEKIKEVVGYADNLPLIKDNPSDPRNRRISLVIHYQPAQQNSQIQPITTTESTP, encoded by the coding sequence TTGATAGAAACTCAAGAAATTTCAGAAAAAGAAAAAATCATCCGCATAGAAATAGTAGAGCTTACTAATCAACCCTTGTTCCAAAGCGGAAGCGCAGAGTTAACTACCTCAGCTAAAGAAATACTTAAAACCTTAGCCCAAGAACTAAAAGATGTCCCTGGGACTATAAGTCTTGAGGGACATACAGATGCTGTACCCTCAAGAAGGGGGAAAGTAGGCAACTGGGAGCTTTCTACTGCCAGAGCCCTTTCAGCCATGTTAGAATTAGAAAAAAACGGTGTTCCACCAGAAAAGATAAAAGAAGTAGTAGGATATGCAGACAACCTTCCTTTAATCAAAGATAACCCATCTGACCCAAGGAATAGAAGAATCAGTTTAGTAATCCATTACCAGCCTGCTCAACAAAACTCTCAAATCCAACCCATTACTACAACCGAATCAACTCCTTAG
- the der gene encoding ribosome biogenesis GTPase Der, whose translation MGKVIIVGRPNVGKSTLFNTLIREKKAIVERTPGVTRDIIEGYLELEEGKGVKLMDTGGIEWGEKRFFSEVIRNLVDKALEEADLVLFVVDAKQGLTEGDKVIAEYLRKKDKKVLLVINKVEAKEDKERTLEFYALGFPEIISISAKNNKNINELKGLIKKRVEVLEEHLLQEEPLKIAVLGRPNVGKSTLINRLLGYERMIVSEIPGTTRDCVDVLLKLPTGENVLLIDTPGIRRRTKVEERAEKFSVDKALTTLERADVVLMVVTAEEGITNQDQRLLRQVYKHYKACILLVNKWDLFDGKREAGNLLLENVKHGVRFMPWLPILTVSAKTGRRVKEIWGVLKEVMDQYNLRVNTALVNKLLEDLKENHNFSVKGKRLKFYYATQTEVRPPTFVVFVNLYPEELPKSIEKFIRNSFQKHLNFDKVPIKVVFRLRS comes from the coding sequence ATGGGGAAAGTAATCATCGTAGGAAGACCTAATGTGGGAAAATCTACACTTTTTAACACCCTTATCAGGGAAAAAAAGGCTATAGTTGAAAGAACCCCCGGGGTAACCAGAGATATAATAGAAGGTTATCTTGAATTAGAGGAAGGAAAAGGGGTAAAGTTGATGGATACTGGAGGGATAGAATGGGGAGAAAAAAGATTTTTTAGTGAGGTTATCCGAAATTTGGTAGATAAAGCTTTAGAAGAGGCTGATTTGGTGCTTTTTGTGGTGGATGCTAAACAAGGGTTAACCGAGGGAGATAAAGTTATCGCAGAATATTTAAGAAAAAAAGATAAAAAAGTTTTATTGGTTATAAACAAGGTAGAGGCAAAGGAGGATAAGGAAAGAACTCTTGAATTTTATGCTCTTGGTTTTCCTGAGATAATTTCAATCTCAGCCAAAAACAATAAAAATATAAACGAATTAAAAGGGTTGATAAAGAAAAGAGTAGAAGTCTTAGAAGAACATTTACTTCAAGAGGAGCCCTTAAAAATAGCAGTGCTTGGAAGACCTAATGTAGGAAAAAGCACGCTTATTAATCGGCTTTTAGGATATGAAAGGATGATAGTATCTGAAATACCTGGTACTACCAGAGATTGTGTAGACGTGCTATTAAAGTTACCTACAGGAGAAAATGTCTTATTGATAGATACTCCAGGGATAAGAAGAAGGACTAAAGTGGAAGAAAGGGCTGAAAAGTTTAGTGTAGATAAAGCTTTAACTACCCTTGAAAGAGCTGATGTGGTGTTGATGGTTGTTACTGCAGAGGAAGGTATCACCAATCAAGACCAGAGGTTATTAAGACAGGTATACAAACATTACAAAGCTTGTATTCTTTTGGTGAATAAATGGGATCTTTTTGACGGTAAGAGAGAGGCTGGAAATCTACTTTTGGAAAATGTAAAACATGGAGTAAGGTTTATGCCCTGGTTGCCTATTCTTACTGTTTCAGCGAAAACAGGAAGAAGGGTTAAAGAAATTTGGGGCGTCTTAAAAGAGGTGATGGACCAATATAACTTGCGAGTAAATACAGCTTTAGTTAATAAACTTTTAGAAGATTTAAAGGAAAATCATAATTTTTCGGTAAAAGGAAAAAGGCTCAAGTTTTACTATGCTACCCAGACAGAGGTAAGGCCTCCAACCTTTGTGGTTTTTGTTAATCTTTACCCAGAAGAATTACCTAAAAGTATAGAAAAGTTTATTAGAAATAGCTTTCAAAAACATCTTAATTTTGATAAAGTTCCTATCAAGGTGGTTTTTAGACTAAGGAGTTGA
- a CDS encoding archease, giving the protein MLSKEYETFEHGADIGIRGYGKTLEEAFSNLLKALFSLIGEEVDFERVKAQQKIEIKLASDFLDELVVIFINKVLSLFALENIFFKEFKGKIEETEQGVRLDGVLLGEDYSPDRFGCGVEVKGATFTLAKVEKKDDLWIAQCVVDV; this is encoded by the coding sequence ATGTTATCAAAAGAGTATGAGACCTTTGAACATGGAGCAGACATAGGAATAAGAGGTTATGGTAAAACTTTAGAAGAGGCGTTTTCAAACTTATTAAAAGCCCTTTTTAGTTTAATAGGGGAAGAGGTTGATTTCGAAAGGGTTAAGGCCCAGCAAAAGATTGAGATAAAATTAGCATCAGATTTTTTAGACGAGTTAGTAGTGATTTTTATCAATAAAGTGTTAAGCTTGTTTGCTTTAGAAAATATCTTTTTTAAAGAATTTAAGGGAAAAATTGAGGAAACCGAACAGGGAGTAAGGTTAGATGGAGTCCTTTTAGGAGAGGATTATTCTCCAGATAGGTTTGGTTGTGGTGTAGAGGTAAAAGGAGCTACCTTTACTTTGGCGAAGGTAGAAAAAAAAGATGACCTTTGGATAGCTCAATGTGTGGTAGATGTATGA